The genomic region CACGCGCGATGATCTCGACTTGCTCCGGTTGATACTTGTAAGGAACGAAGATGATCTTCTGCACGCCGACGGCTATGTGCTCGCGCAATTGCTCGACGCACTCATCAACTGTCCCCATAATTGCGCTGTCGCGCGAGCAATCGCTGTGGGCTGGGAAATCCCATTCCTTGTTGAGCCAATCCATCATCTCGTCTTGGATGGCGGCCTTCGACGGTCCAATCATGATCGGAAGCTGAGAGGCGTTGAGAAGCGTGTCGGGATCTTTTCCCGCATCCTTGGCGAAGCTGCGAATCTTGTCCCAGGACCTCTTGAAATCTGCCGGACGGTAGAAATACGTTAGCCAGCCATCACCAGCGGTCGCAGCGCGTTGTAGAACCTTATCAACATAACCACCGACCAGGAGCGGCATACGCGGCTTTTGCACGGGCTTTGGATACATCACGGCTGACGACATGTTGTGATGCATGTACTGACCGGTCACTTTGTCTTCGGTCCACAACCGGTTCAGGATTTCGAGATTTTCGTCCATGATCTTGCCGCGCTTTTCGAACGGCACACCAACGGCATCGAACTCGCGCTTGTACCAGCCGGACGCCATGCCCATGATCAGGCGACCGTCCGACAACTGATCCATGCTCGCGAGCTGCTTCGCGAGCACAACAGGGTTGCGCAGCGGCAGAACGAGAATGCCCGTGCCCATCTTGATGCGCGTGGTGCGTGCTGCAATTCCGGTCAGGACGGTGAGAGAATCGATAATAGGAAAATTCGGATCGACACCGAGCAGCATATGATCCCACACCCAAACGGAATCGTATCCCAACTCTTCGGCACGAACGCCATAATCGACGAGCTGCCGCGCATTCGGCATTTCGGGATAGGCCGTAAAATTCCGTGCCGCGACGCCGAACGTTTTGGAAAGCATTGTCATCTTAGTCCTCAGTGAATTTTTCTTAGGCGGTAAAAAGACGTTCGGGATCGAGCATCCTGAGCGTTTCAAGCTCTCGACTGGTCGGCGGCTCGGTTACCAAGACGTTGCTATCGAAAGTCAGATCGAATCCGGTGTTGTCTTGCACCTCTTCGGACGTCACGCCGGGATTGAGTGCAAGCACCTTGATGCGCCGCGTCTCGTCATCAAATCCGAATACAGCCAGCTCGGTGATGACACGAAACATGCCGCCGGCTGGAAGGCCGAGCTCGGCTCGCGTGTTGTGCCCGCGGATGAATCCCGGACTCGTGATGAAATCGACATACTCCACGAAGCGACGCTTCTCGTGCTTCATCGCCACGATCATATTCGTGAGGCTCGAAATATCGTTGCCGCCACCCGTTCCCGGCAGACGCGTCTTCGGCGCGGCTGGATCGCCGATATAGGATGAATTGAGATTGCCGAATTGATCGATCTGCGCGCCGCCCATGAACCCGATATCGACGTATCCGCGCTGAAGAAGCAAAAGCACGTCGGCGCTGCCGAGCACCATGTTCGCCCGCTTCGTACAGCGCTGATCGTTGGTCGATGGCGGCAGCTTGCCTGGCTCGACAAATGCACCAACCACCCCGCCTTCAAACAGAATGGTCAAACCCGGGCAACCGGTGCGCTGCGCAAGCGTTGCGGCGAGAAGCGGGATGCCGATGCCCGCGAAGACGACTTGCCCATCTTTGAGCTGGCGAGCGCTGAGGACCGTCAGGATCTCGGCTGCGCTGTAGCTGTTGCGCTCAGTCATTGTACATGCTCCGGCCTTTCCTCGTTGCTTCGAGGAGTTCCTCCATCCCGATTAGCGAAAGGAAAGCGGCCCAGTTCTTCGGTTCGTAGACATAGCGTTCAAGATATTTCAGCACACCTCCAACAGGATCCGCGTTGGCCTGCGCCACATAAGATTCCATGTGCTGCATCATCGGCTCATAAAGGCCGTAGCATTCATGCGGCGCCGAGCCGTAAGGAACCTCGACGACGGCATCGACGCAGAAGAACGGTATCTTCGTGTGATCGGGCGCACGCCGGATTTGATCGTTCGAGACGATGCGTTCCGTCGTCAGGATTACGCAATTGGCGGCCATTGCGAGGTCGATGTCCATGAATTGAAGGCCATCAATCTGCGCGTTGCCATAGGCGTCACAGCGCTGGACGTGGATCAATGCGACATCAGGATTGAGCGCCGGCACCAAAAGCAACTTCTCACCCGTGAAGGGACAATCCGTTTCACGCACTTCCGGACGCTGGGCCATGACGTCGGAGCCGAGCATCGAGCGGATCGGCAGAAAAGGTACGCCCATGCCGCCGGCGCGAAAGCGCATACCGATCGCCATATGGCTCCATTCTTGATAGCGCTTGTCGCCCTTCTCGACGTGGTGGCGCATTACCTTCGACAATCCCCAAAGGATGCCTTGCGCGAACCAGCTCGTGACAATCTCGTCAGCGACGCCGGATCCGAAAAGAAGATCACCATCC from Hyphomicrobium sp. MC1 harbors:
- a CDS encoding 3-oxoadipate--succinyl-CoA transferase subunit B, whose protein sequence is MTERNSYSAAEILTVLSARQLKDGQVVFAGIGIPLLAATLAQRTGCPGLTILFEGGVVGAFVEPGKLPPSTNDQRCTKRANMVLGSADVLLLLQRGYVDIGFMGGAQIDQFGNLNSSYIGDPAAPKTRLPGTGGGNDISSLTNMIVAMKHEKRRFVEYVDFITSPGFIRGHNTRAELGLPAGGMFRVITELAVFGFDDETRRIKVLALNPGVTSEEVQDNTGFDLTFDSNVLVTEPPTSRELETLRMLDPERLFTA
- a CDS encoding CoA transferase subunit A; the encoded protein is MSTPTVQPYATLRENLAVRDRSLREKVMSLAEAAALIPDGASVGIGGSTMSRTPMAMIWELIRQRRKALSCSRCIVSTDGDLLFGSGVADEIVTSWFAQGILWGLSKVMRHHVEKGDKRYQEWSHMAIGMRFRAGGMGVPFLPIRSMLGSDVMAQRPEVRETDCPFTGEKLLLVPALNPDVALIHVQRCDAYGNAQIDGLQFMDIDLAMAANCVILTTERIVSNDQIRRAPDHTKIPFFCVDAVVEVPYGSAPHECYGLYEPMMQHMESYVAQANADPVGGVLKYLERYVYEPKNWAAFLSLIGMEELLEATRKGRSMYND
- a CDS encoding LLM class flavin-dependent oxidoreductase, with translation MTMLSKTFGVAARNFTAYPEMPNARQLVDYGVRAEELGYDSVWVWDHMLLGVDPNFPIIDSLTVLTGIAARTTRIKMGTGILVLPLRNPVVLAKQLASMDQLSDGRLIMGMASGWYKREFDAVGVPFEKRGKIMDENLEILNRLWTEDKVTGQYMHHNMSSAVMYPKPVQKPRMPLLVGGYVDKVLQRAATAGDGWLTYFYRPADFKRSWDKIRSFAKDAGKDPDTLLNASQLPIMIGPSKAAIQDEMMDWLNKEWDFPAHSDCSRDSAIMGTVDECVEQLREHIAVGVQKIIFVPYKYQPEQVEIIAREIIPRLKAL